A part of Methanorbis furvi genomic DNA contains:
- the purF gene encoding amidophosphoribosyltransferase: MCGIAGIVANIEVSGSLYLALYALQHRGQESGGISTYDNGTVHKHKGYGLVFEVFSQEILQSLSGKTGLGHVRYPTTGGSKPENIQPFNFMFRGHTLSVVHNGNLVNTDELRYEYEGRGHIFSTTSDTEVISAILANEIIHGHTVGEAISFCMRTIRGSYAVIFMLDGALYAFRDPLGIKPLCIGVLPDGGHIVASESVALDAVGAEFLRDVVPGESLLLKADKVYPRQIMSAKSPAHCVFEYIYFARADSVIDGVSVYNVRQKTGALLAGEAPAKADLVSPVPDSGIAAATGYADASGTPFREALIKNRYTGRTFIMPTQEKREMAVRMKLNPVRGHITGKSVVLVDDSIVRGTTSRRIIALVREFGAEKVHLRVASPPIIAPCYLGTDFPTREELISHCKNVEDVRAAINATSLAHISLDGLVEAIGLPCNHLCTGCLTGKYPLAINDEEEDPREIEKIDPYK, from the coding sequence ATGTGCGGTATCGCAGGCATCGTCGCAAACATCGAGGTATCGGGTTCCTTGTATCTGGCGCTGTATGCTCTTCAGCACCGGGGACAGGAAAGCGGTGGCATCTCCACCTATGACAACGGAACTGTCCACAAACACAAAGGATACGGACTGGTTTTTGAGGTATTTTCCCAGGAAATTCTTCAGAGCCTCTCCGGCAAAACAGGACTTGGCCACGTCCGGTATCCGACAACCGGCGGCTCAAAACCGGAGAACATCCAGCCGTTCAACTTCATGTTCCGCGGCCACACCCTCTCGGTTGTGCACAACGGCAACCTGGTCAACACCGACGAACTCAGATACGAGTACGAAGGGCGCGGCCACATCTTTTCCACCACATCAGACACCGAAGTGATCTCCGCAATTCTTGCAAACGAGATCATTCACGGCCACACCGTCGGCGAAGCCATCAGTTTCTGCATGCGCACCATTCGCGGATCGTATGCTGTCATCTTCATGCTGGACGGTGCTCTCTACGCATTCCGCGACCCGCTTGGCATCAAACCGCTCTGCATCGGCGTACTTCCGGACGGCGGCCACATCGTCGCATCCGAAAGTGTTGCCCTTGACGCAGTCGGCGCAGAGTTTCTCCGTGACGTTGTCCCCGGAGAAAGCCTGCTTTTAAAAGCCGACAAAGTTTACCCGCGACAGATAATGTCGGCAAAATCTCCTGCGCACTGTGTCTTTGAGTACATCTACTTTGCCAGAGCCGACTCGGTCATTGACGGCGTCTCGGTCTACAATGTCCGCCAGAAAACCGGAGCACTGCTCGCAGGCGAAGCCCCTGCAAAGGCCGACCTCGTCTCACCGGTTCCTGACTCAGGAATTGCTGCTGCGACCGGTTATGCTGATGCGTCCGGCACGCCGTTCCGCGAAGCATTGATCAAAAACCGGTACACCGGCCGCACCTTCATCATGCCGACGCAGGAAAAACGCGAGATGGCTGTCCGCATGAAACTCAATCCGGTCCGCGGCCACATCACCGGAAAATCCGTGGTGCTGGTTGACGACAGCATCGTCAGAGGCACAACCTCGCGCCGCATCATCGCCCTTGTCCGTGAGTTCGGCGCTGAAAAAGTTCATCTCCGCGTCGCATCCCCGCCAATTATTGCGCCCTGCTATCTTGGAACCGACTTCCCGACAAGAGAGGAGCTGATCTCCCATTGCAAAAATGTCGAAGACGTCAGAGCAGCAATCAATGCAACAAGCCTTGCACACATCTCTCTTGACGGCCTCGTCGAAGCCATCGGCCTTCCCTGCAACCATCTCTGCACCGGCTGCCTTACCGGAAAGTATCCGCTGGCTATCAATGACGAAGAAGAGGATCCGCGCGAAATCGAGAAGATTGATCCGTATAAGTGA
- a CDS encoding PAS domain S-box protein, which produces MSESAGDFTDILTLLKDNPRGMSVTEIADAAHLNRNTIARYMDNLLVSGQVEMRTFGKAKVFFISKRVPVSAMLNLSSEMVLLIDENLKIIQANEALLSFLSVDAEGVVGSLVYSGPCNLLCSDMLADHIRRALRGDTVRGELRVFHEGRECYLDQKIYPMVLADGRPGVTVVLDDVTDHKNAEAALERSEAMFRRLVETVRDCIWSLDEDSLIRYISPQITEICGYAPEELIGRSFTEFMPPGAGSRFSWELSAELSKETGFTLLEFPFICKDGSRIYCEFSGTPVILDKESGMFLGYNGALRDVTDRRNAEQNVKRWKLFLDGVMHNIPGIIIVTDTKTNKIVYTNRGAEQYLGINRAELRSLSIPKLLSRLGSTHLADAHDKVKAFAKPVNVPEDRIVVNGDVRYVSARVLPMVLSADREYLLTMATDISDEVADRNRQLQTRELAFVLEGVTTTQEIWNSALEMLPKISGFTAVAVYQRSIFDDYILFMSKNGRFAPAIPLDSIVDRIIRKGEPVIFDAYRMELFPEGTLSTMDGAASLVLMPVVHESRTVACIVLGSTAPQSPDTVLRGILMSTSFQISTVASRCLLQEKLQRERDRTQSYLNIAGVMLVVVRRDGVIEMINRYGAKILGYSEAELIGRNWFEDVVPAHAREARLQAFEQLISGMVDVEDHVYSGTVLCSDGTEKSIRWRNSLLREECGTVAGVVSSGEIIPDEGAGQ; this is translated from the coding sequence ATGAGCGAGTCGGCGGGCGATTTTACCGATATTCTTACCCTTCTCAAGGACAATCCCCGCGGGATGTCCGTCACCGAGATCGCAGACGCCGCTCACCTCAACCGAAACACCATTGCACGCTACATGGACAATCTCCTCGTCTCCGGCCAGGTTGAGATGCGAACCTTTGGCAAAGCAAAGGTCTTCTTCATCTCAAAACGCGTGCCGGTCTCTGCAATGCTCAACCTCTCCTCAGAGATGGTGCTCTTAATCGACGAGAACCTGAAGATCATCCAGGCCAACGAAGCACTTCTCTCATTCCTCTCCGTCGACGCCGAAGGTGTCGTTGGTTCGCTTGTCTACAGCGGCCCCTGCAATCTTCTGTGCAGCGACATGCTCGCGGATCATATCAGACGCGCACTTAGGGGCGACACCGTTCGCGGGGAGCTGCGGGTCTTTCATGAAGGGCGCGAGTGCTATCTTGATCAAAAGATCTACCCGATGGTGCTTGCCGACGGCAGGCCGGGGGTGACCGTCGTCCTTGACGACGTCACCGACCACAAAAACGCGGAGGCCGCCCTTGAACGAAGCGAAGCAATGTTCCGCCGTCTGGTCGAAACCGTCCGGGACTGTATCTGGTCGCTGGACGAGGACTCACTCATCCGCTACATCAGCCCCCAGATAACCGAAATATGCGGATACGCACCCGAGGAGCTGATCGGCCGCTCCTTTACTGAGTTCATGCCGCCGGGTGCAGGCTCACGTTTTTCCTGGGAACTTTCCGCGGAACTTTCCAAAGAGACCGGGTTCACGCTTCTTGAGTTCCCGTTCATCTGTAAGGACGGCAGCCGCATCTACTGCGAGTTCTCAGGCACACCAGTGATCCTTGACAAAGAGTCAGGGATGTTCCTTGGCTACAACGGAGCGCTTCGCGATGTCACCGACCGCAGAAATGCTGAGCAGAATGTGAAGCGGTGGAAGCTGTTTCTTGATGGTGTGATGCACAATATTCCGGGCATCATCATCGTTACCGATACGAAGACCAACAAGATTGTGTACACGAACCGCGGGGCTGAACAGTATCTTGGCATCAACCGCGCCGAGCTGCGGAGCCTGTCCATCCCGAAGCTTCTCTCCCGTTTAGGGTCCACGCATCTTGCTGATGCGCATGATAAGGTGAAGGCGTTTGCAAAGCCGGTGAATGTTCCTGAGGACCGGATTGTGGTGAACGGCGATGTCCGTTATGTTTCTGCCCGCGTGCTGCCAATGGTTCTCTCCGCTGACCGCGAGTATCTGCTCACGATGGCAACCGACATCTCCGATGAGGTTGCTGACCGGAATCGGCAGCTTCAGACCCGCGAGCTTGCGTTTGTGCTTGAGGGTGTGACGACGACGCAGGAGATCTGGAACTCGGCTCTGGAGATGCTGCCAAAGATCAGCGGGTTTACTGCGGTCGCGGTCTATCAGCGCAGTATTTTTGATGATTATATTCTCTTTATGTCAAAGAACGGCAGGTTTGCCCCGGCAATTCCTCTCGACTCGATTGTGGACCGGATCATCCGCAAGGGCGAGCCGGTGATCTTTGATGCGTATCGTATGGAGCTTTTTCCGGAGGGGACGCTGTCAACGATGGATGGTGCTGCGTCGCTTGTTCTGATGCCGGTGGTTCATGAGAGCAGGACGGTTGCCTGTATTGTGCTCGGTTCCACCGCCCCCCAGTCGCCGGACACGGTGCTCCGAGGTATTCTTATGTCAACGTCGTTTCAGATCAGTACCGTTGCTTCCCGCTGTCTGTTGCAGGAGAAACTGCAGCGCGAACGCGACCGGACACAGAGTTATCTGAATATTGCGGGTGTGATGCTGGTTGTGGTGCGCCGCGACGGGGTGATTGAGATGATCAACCGGTACGGGGCAAAGATTCTCGGCTACAGTGAGGCTGAGCTGATTGGCAGGAACTGGTTTGAGGATGTTGTTCCGGCCCATGCCCGCGAGGCACGCCTTCAGGCGTTTGAGCAGCTGATCTCAGGCATGGTGGATGTGGAGGACCATGTCTACAGCGGCACGGTTCTGTGCAGTGACGGCACGGAAAAATCGATCCGGTGGCGCAACTCGCTTCTTCGCGAGGAGTGCGGAACGGTTGCGGGCGTGGTGTCCTCAGGGGAAATTATTCCTGATGAGGGTGCCGGGCAGTAA
- a CDS encoding putative immunity protein, whose translation MKQRKRTLMQTFKALQPLKELTAQQDRKTLILWALDCADLVLPIFTERYPEDVRPWEAVAAARAWSRGEIKMPEARRYALASHSAATAVADTDPAACAAARAAGHVVGTVHVGTHSMAFAPYAVNAQIFAADPVDPDAFCAEQCILLMNRLEHWSEIDKSEMVWASFL comes from the coding sequence ATGAAACAGAGAAAACGAACCCTGATGCAGACCTTCAAAGCCCTTCAGCCGCTGAAAGAGCTTACTGCACAACAGGATCGAAAAACACTGATTCTCTGGGCGCTTGACTGCGCTGATCTGGTCCTCCCTATTTTTACCGAACGTTATCCTGAGGATGTTCGCCCTTGGGAGGCGGTTGCCGCAGCACGTGCATGGTCCCGCGGCGAGATCAAAATGCCTGAGGCACGACGGTATGCCCTTGCGTCGCACAGTGCCGCAACCGCTGTTGCAGATACAGACCCTGCCGCCTGTGCAGCAGCCCGGGCCGCAGGTCATGTTGTCGGCACTGTGCATGTCGGCACCCACTCCATGGCGTTTGCCCCCTACGCAGTCAACGCACAAATATTTGCAGCAGACCCTGTTGACCCTGATGCTTTCTGTGCCGAGCAGTGCATCCTTCTCATGAATCGTCTGGAGCACTGGTCAGAGATTGACAAGTCAGAGATGGTGTGGGCATCGTTTTTGTAG